The Deinococcus roseus genome includes the window GGAGTTTGGGACCATTGTCAAAGCGAACAGCCTGGGTGAACATGCGTACTCCTGTGGATTCAGATCCTGCCTGTTCTGTTGCATCTGTTGCAGAAAGGCAAGATGGTCTTGAAGACATCACATCTGAAAGCGTCCTGTGTGGATGTTGCATTCAGAGTCCATGCCATTGTACCTGTCCGGGGCTGTGTGGAATGTAAACCGTGCAGTGCTGCATGAGAGCATCCCCTGGCCCAGAACGGGCACAAAACCGGCACAAAACAAAAAGACCGGACCCATGTCCGGCCTGAACAGCAAGTTTTTTACTCTTCCAGAGCGCTGAAATCTGCGTTGGAGGTCACGGTCTGCACATCGTCAAGGTCTTCTAAAGCCTCGATCAGCACCATCAGCTTCTCGGCATCTTCTGCAGAGAGGGCCACGGTGTTCTGGGGAATGTTCTGCAGGCTGGCCTCGGTGACATCGAAACCGGCACCAGAGAGGCCTTCAGAGACCGTGAACAAATCTGCACGGGCGGTGTACACCGTGAGGGTGCCGTCCTCGTTCTCCTCGATGTCCTCTGCACCAAACTCAATGGCAGCTTCCTGGGCTTCAGAAGTGTTTTTGCTCACCTGGATGATGCCTTTTTTGTCAAACTGCCAGGCCACAGAGCCGCTGTTGCCCATGTTGCCGCCCTTTTTGTTGAACACCGAGCGCACCTCGCCCACCGTGCGGTTCACATTGTCGGTGAGGGTTTCAATCAGGATGGCGGTTCCACCCTGCCCGTAACCTTCATAGGCAATTTCTTTGTACTCGGTGGCCCCGTCACTGTTGCCCACAGCCCGTTTGATGGCATTCTCAATGTTGTCCACTGGAACGGTGTCTGCTTTGGCAGCGGCAATGGCATTCTTGAGGGACAGGTTTCCAGCCGGGTCTCCGCTTCCTCCGCTGCGCACAGCGTTGGTGAGGGCACGGATGTGTTTGCTGATGGTGGCGCTGCGCTTCTTGTCGTTGGCGCCTTTTTTGCGTTTGATCTGGGACCACTTGCTATGACCTGCCATGGTTGCACCTCTTGGGATTTTCAGCACATCGGGTTCTGTTCTGGGAATCTTCCCAAAATGTCCCGGTTGTTGTGTGTGAGTCAGCCTTTTCAGGCTCAGCAGGGGTATTGTATCAAAAAAGCATCCGGTTGGCCTGAATGAAAAACCCTGAACGCTGCTGTCAGGTTCAGGGTTTGAGGGAAAGTTCAGCTCAGAGGTTCTGACTGGTTTTCAGTGGTGGGCATGTCCTGGCTGTGAATGGGGGCTTCTGAACCACCAGATCACCCCGTAAAGCATCACCACCAGATTGAGCACGCACAGCACTGCGAGCACGCCAATGGGCGTGGAAACCAGCAGTCCTGTCAGCAGGGCCAGTGCCGCCAGTCCGATTTTCAGGCCAATGGAAGTCCCGGCATGGACCACCGGAGGGTGTTCTGGGGCCATGGTGTACTCGATCAGGGCCATGGAAAGCATGGCCCCCGCATAGCCCACACACAGCAAAGTCAGGGTGATGGGTTCGGGGTGCTCGGTCCCAATGGCATGCGCAATCAGGGCACCAATGGACACCGCAAAAATCAGAAACGGCAAATGGCTGTAACTCCAGGTGAGGGACAGGCTGATGTGTGCCCGATTGGGGCGGCGGCGGCCAATGAAGTCAAAGTACACCCACCACAGCCCGAAACACACCAGGGCACCCAACAGGTATCGCATGAACACGGTCAGGTTCAGGTCGTGGGCATCGGCCAGACCGTTGACCATGCCCACTATGCTTTCACCCAGCACAATCAGCACCAGCAATCCAAAACGCTCAGGCATTTTGTGGCCAGACAGCCTGGGCAGTTTGGCCTGATCTTTGATGGTCCAGACGGGGGTCAGGGTGTCAAACACCAGACCGATGCCCTTGAGCAGAATGCTCAGGCTGCCATCCACCTGGGTGCTGATGGCCCATAAAATGGCGCTGGCCCCAAAGCCCAGTGCAAATTTGGTGGTCATGGGTCTGGCAATGGGATTGTGCCTGCCGGCCCTCAGCCACATCCCAATGATCAGGATGCGGGCCGCCACATAACTCCAGGCGTAGGCATCTGCATATTTCCCCAGACCATAAGGCGCAAACACGGCCATGACACCCACAATCAGCAGCATCACAAACATCAGCACCCGGTAACTCAGGTCCTCGGTTTCAAAGCGGTCGGTGTAAACCGTTCCGGCAATCCAGATCCACCACACCGGAATGAACAGCAGGGCCAGTTCTCCCAGCCCAGCCCAGCTTGGATGTTCACCAAAATGGTGGGCCAGCCTGGAAATGATCACCACAAAGACCAGATCAAAAAACAGTTCCAGCCAGCTGACCTTGCGTTCCTCTTCTCCCCCAAGGTGCCTCAATTTGGGGGCATGCCACCACAGACGGTAATTCTTAAGCATCTCCACCTCTTCCCGAATACTCGGTGTAACAGCCAATCCCATGGGTGTCTTCCAGCAGTCCCAGGGCGGTAAGTTCCTGCAAAACCTGTGCTGCAAATGTCCTCAGGGTTTCTGGATGGGCATTTTGCAGCTGGCTCAGGTCCAATTGCAGCGTTCTGGCCTGCTCAGCGAAATACCGCAGTGTTTCCGACATGTTTCCTATGTTATGAAAAAAAAGAAGCGGTGCAGTGTGCACCGCTTCAGGGTTGTGTAGGGCAGGGCTCAGTCGTCGTGTCCGTGGGCACTGGCGGCTTCGCGGGCCAGCAGTTCCTGGTGGGCTTTCATTTCACGGGCATCGGTTTCACGGCTGTTTTTGATGGCACGCACAATCCCGAAGGTCAGGATGTACATGATCACTGGAACCACCACAATGGCGGCGTACAGCATCATTTTGACCAGCTCTTCAATCTGCACTTTGGCAATGGAAGCAGCTTCAGGAGCCATCTGACCCACACCACGGGCAGTTTCAAAAGCAGTCTGAATTTCGGGTTTGTACCCGGCCACGGAGAGCACGATCATCAGGGCACACCAGGCCAGACCAAAGGCCAGACGCTTGGGGTGCTCGGTGGGGCTCTCAGCGTAGTACAGGTTCTCTTTGGCGCGGTCAAACAGGGGGGCCAGGAACACCGGGCCCAGGATCAGACCGGGGATCAGCATGGCACCAATGAACTCGGGGTTGAAAATGGTGGCCAGGGTTTGCTGGGTGCTGGTGATCAGGGTGGGGTCTTCTGGCAGCTTGATGAACTCGGGGGGCATGATGGCCAGAATCCCGAAGATCCACAGCAGGTACCAGTCAGGTTTGATGGTGGGGGTGGAGTCGCTGGGTGGGCCGTACACTTCCACGGGGTGAACCGGGATGTAGGCGCTGAACAGCACGATGATGGCGGCCATCAGCACCAGCAGGATGATCATGATGATGCTCTGCTGGGTGGAGAGGGGCACCCCCACGATCTTCTTGTAAGCGATCTTGGCTGCGTAACCGGGCTGGGTGTGCTTCTGTTTGATCATCAGCAGCATGTGCACAGCGGTCAGGCCCAGCAAGATGCCGGGCAGCAGCATGATGTGGTAGCCGTAGAAACGGGACACGATGCCAGGACCGGGGAAGGGGCCAGCGAAGAACAGTTCGGCCAGCCAGTTGCCAATGAAGGGCACGCTGCTGGTGATTCCGTAGATCACTTTCAGGGTGGCGAAAGCAAACTGGTCGTAGGGGAGGGAGTAGCCGGTCACGGCAGTCAGGGCGCTGAAGACCAGCAGCATGAAGCCGATCCACCAGTTGATTTCACGGGGCTTCTTGAAAGCACCACTGAAGTAAATGCGGAACATGTGGATCACGGCTGCGCCCACCATGATGTTGGCGGTCCAGTGGTGAATGCGCCTCAGCATGTCTCCGAAAGGCATGCTGTTGATTTTCAGGATGCTGGCATAAGCCGCAGGAACACCATCCACCAGTTTGGTGCTGGGTTCATAGGTGAAAGCCAGCAGGATGCCGGAGATGATCAGGATCACCAGGGCAAACAGGGTGATTTCACCCAGGAAGAAGCTGTGGTGTACAGGGAAAGCCTTGCGCAGGAACTTGTCGTTCAAACGGCTGATGTGTAAACGTTCGTCAAGCCACTGGTTCATCAAGCGCCTCCCTTGCTGGCATCTGCCCGGTTGGTCTGCCAGTCTGCCACCGATTCACCGTATCTGGGGCGGACGTAATATTCCTTGACCACCAGAACCCCATCTTTCTCTTCGACGGGCAACTGGGCCAGCGGACGGGGAGGGGGCCCACCGATCACTTCGCCGCCTGCTCGGGGATCGTAAGCACCAGAGTGGCAAGGGCACAGCAGGGTTCCGTCGTCTTTCTGGTTGACCTGGCAGCCCAGGTGCTGGCAGATGCCCCCATAAACGATGACGCCCTGAACGGTGTCTTCCACTTTGGCGGGTTCTTTGAGCACCCCATCTGCATAACGGAAGAGGATCAACAGGTTGTTGTCGTTCTTGTCCTTGAGGACTTCGCCTTTGGGCCAGGCTTTGACCATCAGGCCATCGGCTTTGAGGTCTGCCACCTTGATGGGCTGGTCTTTGTTGGTGCCACCGGCGTAAACCAGCACGTCTCCAGCAGCCGGAGGTTTCTGTTCAGCGGTGGGCGGACGTTTGGCGGGTTTCAGTGCACCAACCACGCTGGCCAGCGACAGCACCCCAACACCAGCCGTGACCCCGAGTGCGCCGGTCACAAACTTGCGGCGACTGATTTCACCTTGTGGGAGTTTTTCATCACTCATAGTCTTGTCCTTCGCTTACCAGGGGAATTCGCCGCTGGCGTCTTCCACGAGAGCTTCGCCGTCCATGAAGTACTTCTTGTACAGCATCAGGGCAAAGGCGAGCAACAGCAGCACCATGGCTGCGTAAGTGCCTTCAGCGGTCACATTGATAGGGAGGGCTTTTTCGGCTTCGCTGCCCTGGATGCCCATCACGATTTGCTTGACGAACAGGTAACCGAACCACAGCACACCCACCATGGACAGCACGATGCCGCCATATGCCAGGTTGTTGCTGCGCACCACGTGAATGCCGGGTTTGAGGGTTTCTCCTTCAGCCCAGGCAGAGTACAGTCCGATCAGACCGTAAATGGTCAGGATCATCACGAAGGTGGTGAGGAAGATTTCGGGCAGACCCAGGTGGTCGGGCACGAAACGGGAGCGGTTGAGGGCAGCCAGTTTGGCTTCTTCATCTCCC containing:
- a CDS encoding YebC/PmpR family DNA-binding transcriptional regulator, translated to MAGHSKWSQIKRKKGANDKKRSATISKHIRALTNAVRSGGSGDPAGNLSLKNAIAAAKADTVPVDNIENAIKRAVGNSDGATEYKEIAYEGYGQGGTAILIETLTDNVNRTVGEVRSVFNKKGGNMGNSGSVAWQFDKKGIIQVSKNTSEAQEAAIEFGAEDIEENEDGTLTVYTARADLFTVSEGLSGAGFDVTEASLQNIPQNTVALSAEDAEKLMVLIEALEDLDDVQTVTSNADFSALEE
- a CDS encoding cytochrome b; protein product: MNQWLDERLHISRLNDKFLRKAFPVHHSFFLGEITLFALVILIISGILLAFTYEPSTKLVDGVPAAYASILKINSMPFGDMLRRIHHWTANIMVGAAVIHMFRIYFSGAFKKPREINWWIGFMLLVFSALTAVTGYSLPYDQFAFATLKVIYGITSSVPFIGNWLAELFFAGPFPGPGIVSRFYGYHIMLLPGILLGLTAVHMLLMIKQKHTQPGYAAKIAYKKIVGVPLSTQQSIIMIILLVLMAAIIVLFSAYIPVHPVEVYGPPSDSTPTIKPDWYLLWIFGILAIMPPEFIKLPEDPTLITSTQQTLATIFNPEFIGAMLIPGLILGPVFLAPLFDRAKENLYYAESPTEHPKRLAFGLAWCALMIVLSVAGYKPEIQTAFETARGVGQMAPEAASIAKVQIEELVKMMLYAAIVVVPVIMYILTFGIVRAIKNSRETDAREMKAHQELLAREAASAHGHDD
- a CDS encoding c-type cytochrome is translated as MERNDTTIPSVSLIVAAIFWVILLFLFNSTLKAHHGAEAAAEAPADTATASDWKTGGQAVFTANCAGCHGANGEGGFGKKFVGDAFILGDPAAVINVIQKGKGSMPAFPQLNETQLLDVVNFIRNSWGNKADIVTPEIFASKGDEEAKLAALNRSRFVPDHLGLPEIFLTTFVMILTIYGLIGLYSAWAEGETLKPGIHVVRSNNLAYGGIVLSMVGVLWFGYLFVKQIVMGIQGSEAEKALPINVTAEGTYAAMVLLLLAFALMLYKKYFMDGEALVEDASGEFPW
- a CDS encoding low temperature requirement protein A, which encodes MLKNYRLWWHAPKLRHLGGEEERKVSWLELFFDLVFVVIISRLAHHFGEHPSWAGLGELALLFIPVWWIWIAGTVYTDRFETEDLSYRVLMFVMLLIVGVMAVFAPYGLGKYADAYAWSYVAARILIIGMWLRAGRHNPIARPMTTKFALGFGASAILWAISTQVDGSLSILLKGIGLVFDTLTPVWTIKDQAKLPRLSGHKMPERFGLLVLIVLGESIVGMVNGLADAHDLNLTVFMRYLLGALVCFGLWWVYFDFIGRRRPNRAHISLSLTWSYSHLPFLIFAVSIGALIAHAIGTEHPEPITLTLLCVGYAGAMLSMALIEYTMAPEHPPVVHAGTSIGLKIGLAALALLTGLLVSTPIGVLAVLCVLNLVVMLYGVIWWFRSPHSQPGHAHH
- a CDS encoding QcrA and Rieske domain-containing protein, with protein sequence MSDEKLPQGEISRRKFVTGALGVTAGVGVLSLASVVGALKPAKRPPTAEQKPPAAGDVLVYAGGTNKDQPIKVADLKADGLMVKAWPKGEVLKDKNDNNLLILFRYADGVLKEPAKVEDTVQGVIVYGGICQHLGCQVNQKDDGTLLCPCHSGAYDPRAGGEVIGGPPPRPLAQLPVEEKDGVLVVKEYYVRPRYGESVADWQTNRADASKGGA